The Phaenicophaeus curvirostris isolate KB17595 chromosome 15, BPBGC_Pcur_1.0, whole genome shotgun sequence genome window below encodes:
- the DRD1 gene encoding D(1A) dopamine receptor: protein MTWNDTTMDGEGLLVERDSSFRILTGCFLSLLILSTLLGNTLVCAAVIRFRHLRSKVTNFFVISLAVSDLLVAVLVMPWKAVAEIAGFWPFGSFCNIWVAFDIMCSTASILNLCVISVDRYWAISSPFRYERKMTPKAAFIMISVAWTLSVLISFIPVQLNWHKATTTSFLDLNATLQGISMDNCDSSLNRMYAISSSLISFYIPVAIMIVTYTRIYRIAQKQIRRISALERAAVHAKNCQNTSGNRSSMDCQQPESNFKMSFKRETKVLKTLSVIMGVFVCCWLPFFVLNCMIPFCEPTQPSKGAEAFCINSTTFDVFVWFGWANSSLNPIIYAFNADFRKAFSTLLGCYRLCPMASNAIETVSINNNGAVVFSSQHEPKGSSPKESNLVYLIPHAIICPEEEPLKKEEESELSKTLEKMSPALSGILDYEADVSLEKINPITQNGQHKT, encoded by the coding sequence ATGACTTGGAACGACACCACTATGGACGGGGAAGGGTTGCTGGTGGAAAGGGACTCTTCCTTTCGAATCCTCACGGGCTGCTTTCTCTCCTTGCTGATCCTCTCCACGCTGCTGGGAAACACACTGGTCTGTGCAGCTGTTATTAGGTTTCGCCACCTCAGGTCCAAGGTGAccaatttctttgtcatctccTTGGCCGTGTCAGATCTCTTAGTGGCAGTTTTGGTCATGCCTTGGAAAGCTGTGGCTGAGATCGCTGGTTTCTGGCCTTTTGGTTCATTTTGCAACATCTGGGTGGCCTTTGATATTATGTGCTCAACAGCCTCCATCTTAAATCTCTGTGTCATTAGCGTGGACAGATACTGGGCCATCTCCAGCCCATTTAGGTATGAGAGGAAAATGACCCCCAAGGCAGCCTTCATCATGATCAGTGTGGCATGGACTTTGTCTGTGTTGATTTCCTTCATTCCTGTGCAGCTCAACTGGCACAAGGCTACAACCACAAGCTTTTTGGACCTTAATGCCACCTTACAAGGTATAAGCATGGACAACTGTGATTCTAGCCTAAACAGGATGTACGCCATCTCCTCTTCTCTAATTAGCTTCTATATACCTGTGGCCATCATGATAGTAACTTACACGAGGATATACCGGATTGCTCAGAAGCAAATACGTCGCATCTCAGCTTTGGAGAGAGCAGCAGTGCATGCCAAGAACTGCCAGAACACGAGCGGCAACAGAAGCAGTATGGACTGCCAGCAACCAGAGAGCAACTTCAAAATGTCCTTCAAGAGGGAAACGAAGGTTTTAAAGACTTTATCAGTGATCATGGGGGTGTTTGTGTGCTGCTGGTTGCCGTTTTTCGTATTGAACTGCATGATTCCCTTCTGTGAGCCTACCCAACCATCCAAAGGAGCAGAAGCTTTCTGCATTAATTCCACCACCTTtgatgtttttgtttggtttggatgGGCTAATTCTTCCCTGAACCCCATTATTTATGCCTTCAATGCTGATTTCCGCAAGGCATTTTCCACCCTGCTAGGATGCTACAGGCTCTGCCCTATGGCCAGCAATGCTATAGAGACTGTTAGTATTAACAATAATGGAGCAGTTGTTTTTTCGAGCCAACATGAGCCCAAAGGGTCCAGCCCCAAAGAGTCTAATCTGGTTTATCTGATTCCACATGCAATTATCTGTCCAGAAGAAGAACCTCtcaaaaaggaggaagagagtgAACTATCAAAGACCTTGGAGAAAATGTCTCCAGCACTGTCAGGTATCTTGGATTATGAAGCTGatgtttctttggaaaagatCAATCCCATTACACAAAATGGGCAGCATAAAACCTGA